The Mycolicibacterium boenickei genome has a segment encoding these proteins:
- a CDS encoding patatin-like phospholipase family protein, whose protein sequence is MTTALVIGCGGTIGGAWAVAALHALAEQTGWDPRDAAVMQGTSAGAELITMLGGGATVSDLVAMQRGTATDERLRRHIADTPSSLPPLPVPRLLNPRLLGSQKGLAAATGIAPTGRGNAGWLQRLADGFSDSSGWVAHPGARMVAFDYRRGERVAFGAPGAPEATAGEALRASWAVPGWMPPVTISDRHFVDGGAASTASVDLIAPHEAETIYVITPMASEPGTRAPGIGGQLEHRLLRRPMSAGLDREVAAVRARGTHVVLIRPDAGDLAGLGSHFMRRGRRRSAFEASMRTAPSTVRRALAVSEEAR, encoded by the coding sequence ATGACGACGGCATTGGTGATCGGGTGCGGCGGCACCATCGGAGGCGCCTGGGCGGTCGCGGCACTGCATGCGCTGGCCGAGCAGACGGGGTGGGATCCGCGCGACGCTGCGGTCATGCAGGGCACTTCGGCCGGAGCTGAGCTCATCACAATGCTCGGTGGCGGCGCCACAGTGAGCGATCTCGTTGCGATGCAGCGCGGCACCGCCACCGATGAGCGCCTTCGCAGGCACATCGCGGACACACCGTCGAGCCTGCCACCGCTGCCCGTGCCCCGCCTGCTCAACCCGCGGCTGCTCGGCAGCCAGAAGGGTCTCGCCGCGGCCACGGGCATCGCTCCCACCGGCCGGGGCAATGCCGGCTGGTTACAGCGGCTCGCCGACGGATTCTCCGATTCCTCAGGGTGGGTGGCACACCCCGGCGCCCGGATGGTCGCCTTCGACTACCGGCGCGGCGAGCGTGTCGCATTCGGCGCCCCCGGCGCACCGGAGGCCACCGCGGGCGAAGCCCTACGCGCATCCTGGGCGGTGCCGGGCTGGATGCCGCCGGTCACGATCAGCGACAGACACTTCGTCGACGGTGGCGCCGCATCGACCGCGTCGGTCGACCTGATCGCCCCGCACGAGGCCGAGACCATCTACGTGATCACGCCGATGGCCTCCGAACCGGGAACGCGCGCACCGGGAATCGGCGGACAGCTGGAACACCGGCTGCTGCGCCGGCCGATGTCGGCCGGGTTGGACCGCGAAGTCGCGGCGGTGCGGGCGCGGGGCACGCATGTGGTCCTCATCCGGCCGGACGCGGGCGATCTGGCCGGGCTCGGTTCACATTTCATGAGACGCGGCCGGCGCCGGTCGGCGTTCGAGGCATCGATGCGCACCGCGCCGAGCACGGTCCGACGTGCGCTTGCCGTCAGCGAGGAGGCCCGATGA
- a CDS encoding FAD-binding oxidoreductase, translated as MKWNAWGDPQAAKPLSDGIRSLLQEALGVEAASAAEPTPEQVQLRPSALSDADREALVAIVGAQHCGTDTMSRLLHAGGKSTLDLLRRNDSGLQDAPDAVLLPGSDDEVAAILAHCAEHRIAVVPFGGGTSVVGGLDPLRGDFAAVVTLDLRRFDALHSLDPVAGEAELGAGVTGPQAEALLGAQGFSLGHFPQSFQFATIGGFAATRSSGQDSAGYGRFDDMVRGLRAVTPAGTLDLGRAPASAAGPDLRQLLLGSEGVFGVITRVRVRVHPVPETTRYEAWSFPDFATGAEALRAVTQTGTGPTVIRLSDEAETGVNLATTESIGEQSITGGCLAITLFEGTPAHTESRHDETRAVLQAHGGTSLGDAPARAWEHGRFNAPYLRDSLLAAGALCETLETATTWSNLSALKAAVTEALTSALAESGTPALVMCHISHVYPTGASLYFTVVAAQRGNPIEQWQAAKKAASEAMVQNGGTITHHHAVGADHRPWMRDEIGDLGVAVLRAVKATLDPAGILNPGKLIP; from the coding sequence ATGAAGTGGAATGCCTGGGGCGACCCGCAGGCAGCCAAGCCACTGTCCGACGGAATCCGGTCCCTGCTCCAGGAGGCCCTGGGCGTCGAGGCCGCGTCCGCGGCGGAGCCGACGCCCGAGCAGGTGCAATTACGGCCCTCGGCGCTGTCCGACGCCGACCGGGAAGCCCTCGTCGCGATCGTCGGCGCCCAACACTGCGGCACCGACACGATGTCGCGACTGCTGCACGCCGGTGGAAAATCGACGCTGGACCTGCTGCGCCGCAACGATTCCGGTCTCCAGGACGCACCGGACGCGGTGCTGCTCCCCGGCTCGGACGACGAGGTCGCCGCGATCCTCGCCCACTGCGCCGAGCATCGCATCGCCGTAGTCCCGTTCGGCGGCGGAACCAGCGTCGTGGGCGGCCTGGATCCGCTGCGCGGCGACTTCGCCGCCGTCGTCACGCTGGATCTGCGCCGGTTCGACGCGCTGCACAGTCTCGACCCGGTGGCAGGCGAGGCCGAGCTCGGCGCGGGCGTCACCGGCCCGCAGGCCGAGGCATTGCTTGGCGCACAAGGATTCTCGCTGGGCCACTTTCCGCAGAGCTTCCAGTTCGCCACGATCGGAGGGTTCGCCGCCACGCGGTCCTCGGGTCAGGATTCGGCCGGATACGGCCGCTTCGACGACATGGTGCGCGGCCTGCGCGCTGTCACCCCGGCCGGCACGCTGGACCTCGGCCGGGCTCCGGCCTCGGCCGCCGGACCGGATCTGCGGCAGCTGCTCCTGGGCTCGGAAGGCGTGTTCGGCGTCATCACCCGGGTCCGGGTTCGCGTGCACCCCGTACCCGAGACCACGCGCTACGAGGCCTGGTCCTTCCCCGATTTCGCCACCGGCGCCGAGGCGTTACGGGCCGTGACCCAGACGGGTACCGGGCCGACGGTGATCCGGCTCTCCGACGAAGCCGAGACGGGCGTCAATCTGGCCACCACGGAAAGCATCGGCGAACAGAGCATCACCGGCGGCTGCCTGGCCATCACCTTGTTCGAGGGCACGCCCGCGCACACCGAGAGCCGTCATGACGAGACCCGCGCGGTCCTGCAGGCCCACGGCGGCACCTCGCTCGGTGACGCGCCGGCCCGAGCCTGGGAGCACGGCCGGTTCAATGCCCCGTACCTCCGCGATTCGCTGCTGGCGGCGGGTGCACTGTGCGAAACCCTCGAGACCGCCACCACGTGGTCCAACCTGTCCGCGCTGAAGGCCGCGGTCACCGAAGCACTGACCTCAGCACTCGCCGAATCCGGCACGCCGGCCCTGGTGATGTGTCACATTTCGCATGTGTACCCCACCGGCGCCTCGCTCTACTTCACGGTCGTCGCCGCCCAGCGCGGCAATCCGATCGAGCAGTGGCAGGCCGCCAAGAAGGCCGCTTCAGAAGCCATGGTCCAGAACGGCGGCACCATCACCCACCACCACGCGGTCGGTGCGGATCACCGTCCGTGGATGCGTGACGAGATCGGCGACCTCGGCGTCGCAGTACTGCGGGCCGTCAAAGCCACGCTGGATCCGGCCGGAATCCTCAACCCGGGCAAGCTGATTCCGTGA
- a CDS encoding flavin-containing monooxygenase, with product MSREVRIVIIGAGMAGIATAYTLKQAGFTNFVILEKGSDVGGVWHWNRYPGLTCDVPSQIYQFSFAPKPDWSHIWASGSDIQRYHRDVVERFGLDSHLRCDTEVVEARYNAATTSWTLTTAVGDTLTADFVICATGVLHHPSIPDIPGMDTFAGPIVHTARWDPELVTDDRRVAVIGTGSTGVQVVSALQPKAHTLLHFARSPQWILWAPMSLPQSSVLAKVLRRRPGWHDFLYARLQWVSQILADVVTTPSWRRKLVQAYARWSLAAQVRDRELRAKLTPDYEPLCKRQVVSGSYYRAIKRPNARLVDDPIEEFTADGIRTADGTHHEVDVVVLATGFQAHNYMRPMTVVGRDGITLDEAWVKGPRAYRMTAIPGFPNLFTVLGPNSPTGSIPLQYSAELTAGYIVSWLKRFANAELSEVEVTEEATDEFNAAVADGLGPTVWNTGCNSWYFTDSGTIDLWPFDRTTLTRMLAEPDPAHYRIR from the coding sequence ATGAGCCGCGAGGTCCGTATCGTCATCATCGGCGCGGGCATGGCCGGCATCGCCACCGCCTACACGCTCAAACAAGCCGGGTTCACGAATTTCGTGATCCTGGAAAAGGGTTCGGATGTCGGCGGGGTCTGGCACTGGAACCGCTATCCGGGGCTCACCTGCGATGTCCCGTCGCAGATCTACCAGTTCTCGTTCGCACCCAAACCGGACTGGAGCCACATCTGGGCCAGCGGCAGCGACATTCAGCGCTACCACCGCGACGTCGTCGAACGATTCGGACTCGACTCCCATCTGCGCTGCGACACCGAAGTGGTCGAGGCCCGCTACAACGCCGCCACCACGTCGTGGACGCTCACCACGGCTGTCGGAGATACCCTGACGGCCGACTTCGTCATCTGTGCCACCGGCGTGCTGCATCACCCGTCGATACCCGACATCCCAGGAATGGACACCTTCGCGGGCCCGATCGTGCACACGGCGCGGTGGGATCCGGAGCTGGTGACCGACGACAGGCGCGTCGCCGTGATCGGTACGGGATCAACTGGCGTGCAGGTGGTTTCGGCCCTACAACCGAAAGCCCACACCCTGTTGCACTTCGCACGCTCCCCACAGTGGATCCTGTGGGCGCCGATGTCGCTGCCACAGTCGTCGGTCCTCGCCAAGGTGCTGCGCCGGCGGCCGGGATGGCATGACTTCCTCTACGCACGGCTGCAGTGGGTTTCGCAGATCCTCGCCGATGTCGTGACCACACCGTCGTGGCGACGCAAGCTGGTCCAGGCCTACGCTCGGTGGAGCCTGGCCGCCCAGGTCCGTGACCGCGAACTCCGCGCGAAACTCACCCCGGACTACGAACCGCTGTGCAAGCGACAGGTGGTCTCGGGCTCGTATTACCGAGCCATCAAGCGCCCCAACGCCCGCCTGGTCGATGATCCCATCGAGGAGTTCACCGCCGACGGCATCCGCACCGCGGACGGCACGCACCACGAGGTGGATGTCGTGGTGCTGGCCACCGGATTTCAGGCGCACAACTACATGCGGCCCATGACCGTCGTGGGCCGGGACGGCATCACACTCGACGAGGCGTGGGTGAAGGGACCGCGGGCGTATCGCATGACGGCGATCCCCGGGTTTCCGAACCTGTTCACCGTGCTGGGACCGAACTCGCCGACCGGGTCGATCCCGCTGCAGTACTCCGCCGAGCTAACCGCCGGGTACATCGTGAGTTGGCTCAAGCGGTTTGCGAACGCCGAACTCTCCGAAGTCGAAGTCACCGAGGAGGCCACCGACGAATTCAACGCCGCGGTCGCCGACGGACTCGGGCCGACAGTGTGGAACACCGGGTGCAACTCGTGGTACTTCACCGACTCCGGGACCATCGACCTGTGGCCATTCGACCGGACCACCCTCACCCGGATGCTGGCCGAACCCGACCCGGCGCACTACCGGATCCGGTGA
- a CDS encoding SDR family oxidoreductase, producing MRFSRQQPSVDGAVVIVTGGARGIGAKTAEVFSARGATVWIGDVDADVAATTAAGIPRCRAAYLDVTQRSSWDRFIADAIGDSGRIDILVNNAGVMPLGAFDTEPETTTDLILDVNVRGVLNGMRAVIPSMVARGCGHVVNVASMAGMIPIPGMVTYNASKFAALGASLAARREYSGTGVSVSAVLPSAVRTELTSGVPLGNGLPTVDPDDVAQAILKTVRTRAARTSVPGWVAPGWALVDALVPEAVQRAVRTRVDDRRALTALDEQGRSDYLQRLDRQAKSHATEADSEVKP from the coding sequence GTGCGGTTTTCACGGCAGCAGCCGTCGGTGGACGGTGCGGTGGTCATCGTCACCGGCGGGGCACGCGGCATCGGCGCCAAGACAGCGGAGGTGTTCTCCGCCCGCGGCGCCACGGTATGGATCGGCGACGTCGATGCCGATGTCGCCGCGACGACCGCAGCGGGTATCCCCCGCTGCCGAGCCGCCTACCTCGATGTCACCCAGCGATCGTCGTGGGATCGCTTCATCGCCGACGCCATCGGAGATTCTGGCCGCATCGACATCCTGGTGAACAACGCCGGGGTCATGCCGCTCGGGGCCTTCGACACCGAACCAGAGACCACCACCGACCTGATCCTCGACGTCAACGTGCGCGGTGTGCTGAACGGCATGCGCGCGGTGATCCCGTCGATGGTGGCCCGCGGCTGCGGACACGTCGTCAATGTGGCCTCGATGGCGGGCATGATCCCGATCCCGGGCATGGTGACCTACAACGCCAGCAAGTTCGCGGCGCTCGGCGCTTCACTGGCCGCGCGACGTGAGTACTCCGGCACCGGGGTGTCGGTGTCGGCCGTGCTGCCGTCGGCGGTTCGCACCGAGCTCACCTCGGGCGTGCCGCTCGGAAACGGCCTGCCCACCGTGGATCCCGACGACGTCGCGCAGGCAATCCTCAAGACCGTACGCACCCGCGCCGCCCGTACGTCGGTCCCGGGTTGGGTTGCCCCCGGGTGGGCCCTGGTCGACGCGCTGGTCCCCGAAGCAGTCCAGCGGGCCGTGAGAACCAGGGTCGACGACCGCCGCGCCCTGACCGCCCTGGACGAGCAGGGCCGGTCCGATTACCTGCAACGCCTCGACCGGCAAGCGAAATCCCATGCCACTGAGGCCGATTCCGAGGTCAAACCATGA
- a CDS encoding diacylglycerol kinase → MSGHGNAPHAAERAVAQLQRRGIDVCAIVGTDAAHARRLVDDALDRGTDALVVVGGDGVISLALQALATGDVPLGIVPAGTGNDHAREYRLPTGDPEAAADIVADGHTETVDLGRIEDASGAVKWFGTVMAAGFDSLVSDRTNRMRWPHGRMRYNVAMLAEISKLRLLPFRLTFDDEPEYRTELTLAAFGNTRSYGGGMLICPGADHSDGLLDVTMITSASRTRLIRLFPTVFKGTHVELDEVTTKRARSVHVECPGINAYADGDFALPLPVTVSAVPGALRLLVPKQS, encoded by the coding sequence ATGTCGGGACACGGCAACGCGCCGCACGCGGCCGAGCGGGCCGTCGCGCAGCTCCAGCGGCGCGGCATCGATGTCTGTGCGATCGTCGGGACCGACGCGGCGCACGCCCGGCGCCTTGTCGACGACGCGCTCGACCGTGGCACCGACGCCCTTGTCGTGGTCGGCGGCGACGGCGTGATCTCCCTGGCTCTGCAGGCGCTGGCCACCGGCGATGTACCGCTGGGCATCGTGCCCGCTGGGACTGGCAACGACCACGCGCGTGAATATCGTTTGCCGACAGGAGATCCCGAGGCTGCGGCCGATATCGTCGCCGACGGCCATACCGAGACGGTCGACCTCGGCCGCATCGAAGACGCCTCCGGTGCGGTGAAGTGGTTCGGCACCGTGATGGCCGCCGGGTTCGATTCGCTGGTCAGTGACCGGACCAACCGGATGCGCTGGCCCCACGGCCGAATGCGCTACAACGTCGCGATGCTCGCGGAGATCTCGAAGCTACGGCTGCTGCCGTTCCGGCTCACCTTCGACGACGAGCCGGAGTACCGCACCGAGCTCACCCTGGCGGCGTTCGGCAACACCCGCAGCTACGGCGGGGGCATGTTGATCTGCCCCGGCGCCGACCACTCGGACGGACTGCTCGACGTCACGATGATCACGTCGGCGTCTCGCACCAGGTTGATCCGCCTGTTCCCAACGGTTTTCAAGGGCACACACGTCGAACTCGACGAGGTGACCACCAAGCGCGCCCGGTCTGTCCACGTCGAATGCCCGGGCATCAACGCCTACGCAGACGGCGATTTCGCGCTCCCGTTGCCGGTCACGGTGTCCGCGGTGCCGGGTGCGCTGCGGCTGCTGGTGCCCAAACAGTCCTGA
- a CDS encoding TetR/AcrR family transcriptional regulator, giving the protein MMSISNDRSLSDQILDAAASCVLAFGVDRVTLAEIARRAGVSRPTVYRRFPDTQSILAALLTARIVGVLDETGSPGPGRAALVERMVTVAARLRHDEVIMAVLHSAPEVAMVYIAERLGTSQQILIDALAGELKLAQEVRQKNDRVRPGDPRQLATMCLLITQSAIQSAQMVEPILDSDTLANELAHALNGYLAS; this is encoded by the coding sequence ATGATGTCAATCAGTAACGATCGATCGCTGAGCGACCAGATCTTGGACGCCGCCGCCAGCTGTGTGCTGGCCTTCGGTGTGGACCGGGTGACCCTGGCCGAGATCGCCCGGCGGGCCGGGGTGAGCCGCCCGACCGTGTACCGCCGGTTCCCGGACACCCAGTCGATCCTGGCCGCCCTGCTCACCGCGCGAATCGTGGGTGTGCTGGACGAAACCGGTAGCCCGGGGCCAGGGCGGGCGGCGCTGGTGGAGCGCATGGTGACCGTGGCCGCGCGGCTGCGCCACGACGAGGTGATCATGGCGGTTCTGCACTCCGCGCCTGAGGTGGCGATGGTCTACATCGCCGAGCGGCTGGGCACCAGCCAGCAGATCCTCATCGACGCGCTGGCCGGCGAGCTCAAGCTCGCGCAGGAGGTACGGCAGAAGAACGACCGCGTGCGGCCGGGAGACCCCCGCCAGCTGGCCACCATGTGCCTGCTGATCACGCAGTCGGCGATCCAGTCCGCGCAGATGGTCGAACCGATCCTCGACTCGGACACCCTGGCGAACGAGCTTGCCCACGCACTGAACGGATACCTCGCATCGTGA
- a CDS encoding alpha/beta hydrolase — MRRSVAYQGDRSVDDRLTAIGRRINALARLQRLRPRRGLRISRITLGHVTIETIRTAESAHLPLSDGAILYLHGGGFFLGGFDTHSHVVVALARRTQLPVVHVEYRQHPEVTVDASVADCLRAYRWLLDQGADPANTVVAGDSAGGFLAFATVLAAQEQGVETPAGVVGVSPLLELDGERRSGHPNIDTDRMGIGLALPMIVDCVGPKNSDHHALSPVNGVLTDFPPSLIIAAESEALRCDAERMHEVLTEAGRSCTLKVWPGQLHAFPAFLPFLPESREARDCIVEFVQDCLGTSSRSAPGTADTVTGNGSAKSPSA; from the coding sequence GTGCGTAGATCGGTTGCCTACCAAGGGGATCGATCTGTCGACGATCGCCTCACCGCGATCGGTCGTCGCATCAACGCGCTCGCGCGGCTCCAGCGTCTTCGCCCGCGGCGCGGGCTGCGGATCAGCCGCATCACGCTCGGCCATGTCACGATCGAGACCATCCGGACAGCCGAGTCGGCTCACCTCCCGCTTTCCGACGGTGCCATCCTGTACCTGCACGGCGGTGGGTTCTTTCTGGGCGGCTTCGACACCCACTCGCACGTCGTGGTCGCGCTGGCCCGCCGGACCCAGCTTCCGGTGGTGCACGTCGAGTACCGGCAGCACCCCGAGGTCACCGTCGACGCGTCCGTCGCGGACTGCCTGCGCGCCTACCGCTGGCTGCTGGACCAGGGAGCCGACCCGGCCAACACGGTCGTGGCAGGTGACTCGGCAGGCGGATTCCTCGCATTCGCAACCGTTCTCGCCGCCCAGGAGCAGGGGGTCGAAACACCGGCAGGCGTCGTCGGTGTCAGCCCGCTGCTCGAACTCGACGGCGAACGCCGCTCCGGCCATCCCAACATCGACACAGATCGGATGGGGATCGGACTCGCCCTGCCGATGATCGTCGACTGCGTCGGCCCCAAGAACTCGGACCACCACGCGCTGTCGCCGGTCAACGGAGTCCTCACCGACTTTCCGCCGAGCCTGATCATCGCGGCGGAGTCCGAGGCGCTGCGGTGCGATGCCGAACGCATGCACGAGGTGCTGACCGAAGCCGGCCGGTCGTGCACGCTCAAGGTCTGGCCCGGTCAGCTCCACGCTTTCCCGGCGTTCCTGCCGTTTCTCCCGGAGAGCCGTGAGGCCCGGGACTGCATCGTGGAGTTCGTTCAGGACTGTTTGGGCACCAGCAGCCGCAGCGCACCCGGCACCGCGGACACCGTGACCGGCAACGGGAGCGCGAAATCGCCGTCTGCGTAG
- a CDS encoding TetR/AcrR family transcriptional regulator, with amino-acid sequence MPRLTRAQRQEQTRAELLQAAKQRFLRHGYAATSLEDIADDAGFSKGAVYSNFGSKPNLCRDVLELIHREKFAEMAELAISDADLDSRVSALSAWLERTAGDVGWTMLELEFAVLSRNNPELAEMITALRNEAAQMVLDVLQSMSAELGLTEAQLANNDVAASLEDLGNLLLSAGIGLGIQRAIDPSVPARPFTDAFGHLVKLLAALGSPK; translated from the coding sequence ATGCCGCGGCTGACCAGGGCTCAACGCCAGGAACAGACGCGGGCCGAGCTGTTGCAGGCCGCCAAACAGCGCTTTCTGCGCCACGGGTATGCCGCGACGAGCCTCGAGGACATCGCCGACGACGCGGGCTTCTCGAAGGGCGCCGTGTATTCCAACTTCGGCAGCAAGCCCAACCTGTGCCGCGACGTCCTCGAGCTGATCCACCGTGAGAAGTTCGCCGAGATGGCCGAACTGGCGATCTCGGATGCGGACCTCGACAGCCGGGTGAGCGCTTTGAGCGCCTGGCTGGAGCGGACCGCGGGCGATGTCGGCTGGACCATGCTCGAACTCGAATTCGCCGTGCTGTCACGGAACAATCCCGAGCTGGCCGAGATGATCACCGCATTGCGCAACGAGGCGGCACAGATGGTCCTCGACGTACTGCAGTCGATGTCGGCCGAACTCGGCCTCACCGAAGCGCAATTGGCGAACAACGACGTCGCGGCAAGCCTGGAGGATCTCGGCAATCTCCTGCTCAGTGCCGGGATCGGCCTCGGCATCCAGCGGGCCATCGACCCGTCGGTGCCGGCCCGCCCGTTCACCGATGCGTTCGGCCATCTGGTGAAACTGCTTGCCGCCCTGGGATCGCCGAAATAA
- a CDS encoding glycerol-3-phosphate dehydrogenase/oxidase translates to MTGPTALNRARRATELAALADGEHLDVIVIGGGITGAGIALDAATRGLQVALVEKHDLAFGTSRWSSKLVHGGLRYLATGNIGIARRSAIERGILMTRNAPHLVKAMPQLVPLLPSMGRASRALVRTGFVAGDGLRRLAGTSASTLPRSRRVDARRAAELAPTVRTDGLDGAYLAYDGQLIDDARLVAAVARTAAQHGARILTQVSAGKAEASAVRLTDELTGEAFDATARVIINAAGVWAGDLDPAIKLRPSRGTHLVFDAAAFGNPTAALTIPIPGELNRFVFAMPEQLDRVYLGLTDEDAPGPIPDVPQPTPGEIAFLLDTVNTALSTDLTPDDVRGAYAGLRPLIDTGEGNTADVSREHAVVESASGLISIIGGKLTEYRYMAQDVLDRALVLRGLSAAGCRTANLPLVGAPANPVSTLRSEHALPSSLVARYGAEAPNVIARARCARPTDPVAEGIDVTRAEFEYAVTHEGALSVDDILDRRTRIGLVSDDRDRAGAAAAEMIAEFGQVE, encoded by the coding sequence GTGACCGGCCCGACAGCCCTCAATCGCGCAAGGCGCGCAACAGAATTGGCCGCCCTGGCCGACGGGGAACACCTCGATGTGATCGTCATCGGCGGCGGAATCACCGGTGCGGGCATCGCTTTGGATGCAGCTACGCGGGGTCTGCAGGTCGCGCTGGTGGAGAAACACGACCTCGCCTTCGGCACCAGTCGGTGGAGTTCGAAACTCGTGCACGGTGGCCTGCGTTACCTGGCCACGGGCAACATCGGAATTGCCCGGCGCAGCGCGATCGAACGCGGAATCCTGATGACCCGCAACGCACCCCATCTCGTCAAGGCCATGCCGCAGCTGGTACCGCTGCTGCCGTCGATGGGGCGGGCGTCGCGTGCGTTGGTGCGCACCGGGTTCGTGGCCGGTGACGGCCTGCGCAGGCTCGCGGGCACCAGTGCCTCGACGCTGCCGCGTTCGAGGCGGGTGGACGCACGGCGGGCCGCCGAACTGGCCCCGACCGTACGCACCGACGGCCTCGACGGGGCCTACCTGGCCTACGACGGCCAGCTCATCGATGACGCCCGACTGGTGGCCGCCGTCGCCCGTACCGCCGCGCAGCACGGAGCTCGCATCCTGACCCAGGTCTCGGCCGGTAAGGCCGAGGCCTCCGCGGTGCGCCTGACCGACGAACTCACCGGGGAAGCGTTCGACGCGACGGCGCGGGTGATCATCAACGCGGCCGGGGTGTGGGCGGGCGATCTCGACCCGGCGATCAAACTGCGCCCCAGCCGCGGCACGCACCTGGTGTTCGACGCTGCGGCATTCGGCAATCCCACCGCGGCACTGACCATTCCGATACCGGGGGAGTTGAACCGGTTCGTGTTCGCCATGCCCGAGCAGCTGGACCGGGTCTATCTGGGGCTGACCGACGAGGACGCGCCGGGACCGATTCCCGATGTGCCGCAACCGACTCCGGGCGAGATCGCCTTCCTGCTCGACACCGTCAACACCGCGCTGTCCACCGATCTGACCCCTGATGATGTGCGCGGCGCCTATGCCGGGCTGCGGCCACTGATCGACACCGGGGAAGGCAACACGGCCGACGTGTCACGCGAGCATGCGGTCGTGGAATCGGCGAGCGGGTTGATCAGCATCATCGGCGGCAAGCTCACCGAATACCGGTACATGGCCCAGGACGTCCTGGACCGGGCGCTGGTGCTGCGCGGGCTGTCCGCCGCGGGTTGCCGCACGGCCAACCTGCCGCTCGTCGGTGCCCCGGCCAATCCCGTGTCCACGTTGCGATCCGAGCATGCGCTGCCGTCCTCACTCGTGGCGCGGTACGGAGCCGAGGCGCCGAATGTGATCGCCCGGGCCCGGTGTGCCCGCCCCACCGACCCGGTGGCCGAGGGCATCGATGTCACCCGCGCCGAGTTCGAGTACGCCGTCACCCACGAAGGGGCTCTGTCCGTGGACGACATCCTCGATCGCCGTACCCGTATCGGGTTGGTCAGCGA